From the genome of Onthophagus taurus isolate NC chromosome 5, IU_Otau_3.0, whole genome shotgun sequence, one region includes:
- the LOC111426768 gene encoding cytohesin-1 isoform X4, protein MLLTSVGSKLKMWSSIVVCSKYCVYCVFPCFNNEAPDQMQLKDELCEVVSEMESLDSGEDGKNSNKTKMMSMGRKKFNMDPKKGIEFLIEKGLLQQTPESVAQFLLKGEGLNKTAIGDYLGEKNDFNEKVLQAFVDLHDFTDLILVQALRQFLWSFRLPGEAQKIDRMMECFAKRYCDCQGENNIFQNSDTCYVLSFAIIMLNTSLHNPSVKEKPTVEQFINMNRGINMGQDLPRELLEGLYESIKTEPFKIPEDDGNDLMHTFFNPDKEGWLWKQGGRYKSWKRRWFILNDNCLYYFEFTTDKEPRGIIPLENISVREATDRQKQHCFELYASGGADFIKACKTDSEGKVVEGKHTVYRMSASSEEEKQDWIARLNQSISHNPFYDMLASRKRKAQHNHGKN, encoded by the exons ATGCTGTTAACATCCGTTGGATCAAAACTGAAAATGTGGTCTTCGATAGTCGTTTGCTCGAAATATTGCGTTTATTGCGTGTTTCCTTGTTTCAATAACGAAGCGCCCGATCAAATG CAACTCAAAGATGAGCTATGCGAGGTCGTCTCCGAAATGGAATCGCTGGATTCGGGGGAAGACGGCAAAAACAGCAACAAAACGAAGATGATGTCGATGGggagaaaaaagtttaatatgGACCCCAAGAAAGGCATcgaatttttaatcgaaaaaggTTTGCTGCAACAAACCCCCGAAAGCGTCGCCCAATTTCTTTTGAAAGGAGAAGGACTCAATAAAACTGCAATCGGGGATTATTTGGGcgagaaaaacgattttaacgaGAAAGTTTTGCAAGCTTTCGTCGATTTGCACGATTTTACCGATTTAATCCTCGTACAAGCTTTACG tcaaTTCCTTTGGAGTTTTCGTTTACCCGGAGAAGCCCAAAAAATCGATCGAATGATGGAATGTTTCGCAAAACGATATTGCGACTGTCAAGGTGAAAACAACATCTTCCAAAATTCCGATACATGTTACGTCCTTTCCTTCGCGATAATCATGTTAAACACGAGTTTGCACAACCCAAGCGTAAAAGAAAAACCAACCGTGGAACAATTCATCAATATGAACCGCGGGATCAACATGGGGCAAGATTTACCGCGCGAATTACTCGAAGGACTCTACGAAAGCATTAAAACCGAGCCGTTTAAAATCCCTGAGGATGACGGAAACGATTTAATGCACACATTTTTTAACCCCGACAAAGAGGGGTGGTTATGGAAACAAGGTGGGCGCTATAAAAGTTGGAAACGACGCTGGTTCATCCTTAACGATAACTGCCTATATTATTTCGAATTCACAACCGATAAAGAACCGCGAGGGATTATTCCGTTGGAAAATATTTCGGTGAGAGAAGCAACGGATCGGCAAAAACAACACTGTTTCGAACTATACGCTAGTGGCGGTGCTGATTTTATAAAGGCGTGTAAAACGGACTCCGAGGGGAAAGTCGTCGAGGGAAAACACACCGTTTATAGGATGTCGGCGAGCAGCGAGGAGGAGAAACAAGATTGGATCGCGAGGTTAAATCAAAGTATTAGTCACAATCCGTTTTATGATATGTTGGCTTCAAGGAAACGCAAAGCTCAACATAATCACGGAAAgaactaa
- the LOC111426765 gene encoding uncharacterized protein has product MKKSLGSDENTFFDFLLTLILFWVSICLTPWIFFSYIAIQTFHTLWIASVSFLYPELTFLKRTTLRTLVETHRNQGIITILLTVKGPPNPASVRIHLEELVRRKDKNGKLVFPHLSDSLIRRCGTYAWSKCNFDLNQNLILAPYSFRGRAINELNVQDCVSDLVCKLLPNNVPPWQMVIIPSSENKHYILLRLHHILLSEGLNIADMLPLIPPVRNNMSESSLNKTTLTSVMKPPSYLPTLKERLTEDLTNHWNEFISNNDPLEKPELFKRKPDFFELLSIILIVFVSTLKETRKNFIKSPKSDLISILKSIKTTVQRECKKRQINFSTFIFSILIMLHPKKVVTTFAKKSLKWSTWILSIPFKIYMEFKAFQSCVNLSYCAYPDTVVGFLYSYVPLTFKALKELLTFWRIIFYTPRTVWDELTKSYEKIETVTLCGRKVTAWSEPVKIESIRKVAKNTSCSDTEIILAAASEALSRFITHTNSTMLKEIPITARNINSNYFLLTGPNVKANDAIGGMLCLNLPILDSRKDANLLENLRDIKDNTLYASETQQLTYLLSVLQTKYGFLSKFLPATLIGIALKYLSLRYSVSFTEITNRQPFVIQSTIWGQEVSSVIYWRPPQANISVSLCANQYGKHVTFGVMCDAQLAPNHHLLVRGFHDCIKDLEASAALQ; this is encoded by the exons atgaaaaaatctttagGAAGTGatgaaaatacattttttgattttttattaacactaatCTTGTTTTGGGTTTCAATTTGTTTAACACCATGGATTTTTTTTAGCTACATCg cAATCCAAACTTTTCATACTTTATGGATCGCATCTGTATCATTTTTATACCCagaattaacatttttaaaacgaaCAACTTTAAGGACTTTGGTTGAAACTCATCGAAATcaagggattattaccattttattAACGGTGAAAGGTCCTCCGAATCCCGCATCGGTTAGAATACATTTAGAG GAATTAGTTCGGCGCAAAGACAAAAACGGGAAATTAGTTTTCCCGCATTTAAGCGACTCTTTAATCCGAAGATGCGGAACTTACGCTTGGAGTAAATGCAACTTTGatttgaatcaaaatttaattctcgCGCCTTATTCGTTTCGTGGAAGAgcaattaatgaattaaatgtccaa GATTGTGTAAGCGATTTAGTTTGTAAACTACTTCCAAATAATGTACCACCATGGCAAATGGTAATCATCCCATCTTCTGAGAATAAACATTACATCTTATTAAGATTACATCATATTTTGTTGAGTGAAGGATTAAATATTGCTGATATGTTACCTTTAATACCACCAGTAAGAAACAATATGAGCGA atCGTCTCTAAACAAAACAACTTTAACATCAGTGATGAAACCACCAAGTTATTTACCAACTTTAAAAGAACGTTTAACTGAAGATTTAACAAACCATTGGAACGAATTCATATCGAACAACGATCCTTTAGAAAAACCAgaattgtttaaaagaaaacccGATTTTTTCGAACTTTTATCAATCATCCTAATCGTTTTCGTTTCAACATTAAAAGAGACCCGAAAGAACTTTataaaatccccaaaatccgatttaatttcaatcctaaaatcaatcaaaacaaCGGTACAAAGAGAATGTAAAAAGcgccaaattaatttttcaacttttatattttccattttaataatgttgCACCCGAAAAAAGTGGTAACAACATTCgctaaaaaatcgttaaaatggTCTACGTGGATTTTaagcatcccatttaaaatttacatggAATTTAAAGCTTTTCAAAGCTGCGTTAATCTAAGTTATTGCGCTTACCCCGACACAGTGGTTGGATTTTTATACAGTTACGTCCCGTTAACGTTTAAAgctttaaaagaattattaacattttggagaataattttttatactcCTCGAACCGTTTGGGACGAGTTAACCAAAAGTTACGAAAAAATCGAAACTGTTACTTTATGCGGAAGAAAAGTCACCGCTTGGTCCGAACCTGTTAAGATCGAATCGATTCGAAAAGTTGCAAAAAACACTTCTTGCAGCGATACCGAAATTATTTTAGCAGCTGCGAGTGAGGCGTTATCACGATTTATTACCCACACAAACTCAACGATGCTTAAAGAGATCCCGATAACCGCTAGAAATATTAattccaattattttttgttaaccgGGCCAAATGTTAAAGCCAACGATGCAATTGGTGGGATGTTATGTTTAAATCTACCGATTTTGGATTCGAGGAAAGATGCGAATTTACTAGAAAATTTACGCGATATCAAAGACAACACTTTGTATGCATCCGAAACGCAAcaattaacttatttattaagCGTTTTACAAACTAAATACGGatttttatcgaaattttTACCAGCGACTTTAATCGgaattgctttaaaatatctttctttAAGGTATTCAGTTTCTTTTACCGAAATAACAAACAGACAACCTTTCGTGATTCAAAGCACAATTTGGGGGCAAGAAGTTTCATCAGTTATTTATTGGAGACCACCACAAGCTAATATAA GTGTTTCGCTTTGTGCTAATCAATATGGTAAACATGTGACATTTGGGGTCATGTGTGACGCTCAATTAGCCCCGAATCATCATTTGCTCGTTCGAGGATTTCATGATTGTATCAAAGATTTAGAAGCATCCGCAGCTTTACAATAA
- the LOC111426768 gene encoding cytohesin-1 isoform X1, whose amino-acid sequence MQFNTIGRDRKGSITSVNSVTNWFSSLKRTPKKSKAQNKASLTSRSEWDLRFSTRNLAGSRLQLKDELCEVVSEMESLDSGEDGKNSNKTKMMSMGRKKFNMDPKKGIEFLIEKGLLQQTPESVAQFLLKGEGLNKTAIGDYLGEKNDFNEKVLQAFVDLHDFTDLILVQALRQFLWSFRLPGEAQKIDRMMECFAKRYCDCQGENNIFQNSDTCYVLSFAIIMLNTSLHNPSVKEKPTVEQFINMNRGINMGQDLPRELLEGLYESIKTEPFKIPEDDGNDLMHTFFNPDKEGWLWKQGGRYKSWKRRWFILNDNCLYYFEFTTDKEPRGIIPLENISVREATDRQKQHCFELYASGGADFIKACKTDSEGKVVEGKHTVYRMSASSEEEKQDWIARLNQSISHNPFYDMLASRKRKAQHNHGKN is encoded by the exons ATGCAGTTTAATACGATCGGAAGGGACCGAAAAGGTTCGATAACGTCGGTGAACTCGGTGACCAATTGGTTCTCGTCCTTGAAAAGGACCCCGAAGAAATCGAAGGCCCAAAATAAGGCCTCTTTGACGTCGCGGAGCGAGTGGGATTTGCGATTTTCAACTAGAAACCTTGCGGGATCACGTTTG CAACTCAAAGATGAGCTATGCGAGGTCGTCTCCGAAATGGAATCGCTGGATTCGGGGGAAGACGGCAAAAACAGCAACAAAACGAAGATGATGTCGATGGggagaaaaaagtttaatatgGACCCCAAGAAAGGCATcgaatttttaatcgaaaaaggTTTGCTGCAACAAACCCCCGAAAGCGTCGCCCAATTTCTTTTGAAAGGAGAAGGACTCAATAAAACTGCAATCGGGGATTATTTGGGcgagaaaaacgattttaacgaGAAAGTTTTGCAAGCTTTCGTCGATTTGCACGATTTTACCGATTTAATCCTCGTACAAGCTTTACG tcaaTTCCTTTGGAGTTTTCGTTTACCCGGAGAAGCCCAAAAAATCGATCGAATGATGGAATGTTTCGCAAAACGATATTGCGACTGTCAAGGTGAAAACAACATCTTCCAAAATTCCGATACATGTTACGTCCTTTCCTTCGCGATAATCATGTTAAACACGAGTTTGCACAACCCAAGCGTAAAAGAAAAACCAACCGTGGAACAATTCATCAATATGAACCGCGGGATCAACATGGGGCAAGATTTACCGCGCGAATTACTCGAAGGACTCTACGAAAGCATTAAAACCGAGCCGTTTAAAATCCCTGAGGATGACGGAAACGATTTAATGCACACATTTTTTAACCCCGACAAAGAGGGGTGGTTATGGAAACAAGGTGGGCGCTATAAAAGTTGGAAACGACGCTGGTTCATCCTTAACGATAACTGCCTATATTATTTCGAATTCACAACCGATAAAGAACCGCGAGGGATTATTCCGTTGGAAAATATTTCGGTGAGAGAAGCAACGGATCGGCAAAAACAACACTGTTTCGAACTATACGCTAGTGGCGGTGCTGATTTTATAAAGGCGTGTAAAACGGACTCCGAGGGGAAAGTCGTCGAGGGAAAACACACCGTTTATAGGATGTCGGCGAGCAGCGAGGAGGAGAAACAAGATTGGATCGCGAGGTTAAATCAAAGTATTAGTCACAATCCGTTTTATGATATGTTGGCTTCAAGGAAACGCAAAGCTCAACATAATCACGGAAAgaactaa
- the LOC111426768 gene encoding cytohesin-1 isoform X2 gives MIITQSVDGCLMLLTSVGSKLKMWSSIVVCSKYCVYCVFPCFNNEAPDQMQLKDELCEVVSEMESLDSGEDGKNSNKTKMMSMGRKKFNMDPKKGIEFLIEKGLLQQTPESVAQFLLKGEGLNKTAIGDYLGEKNDFNEKVLQAFVDLHDFTDLILVQALRQFLWSFRLPGEAQKIDRMMECFAKRYCDCQGENNIFQNSDTCYVLSFAIIMLNTSLHNPSVKEKPTVEQFINMNRGINMGQDLPRELLEGLYESIKTEPFKIPEDDGNDLMHTFFNPDKEGWLWKQGGRYKSWKRRWFILNDNCLYYFEFTTDKEPRGIIPLENISVREATDRQKQHCFELYASGGADFIKACKTDSEGKVVEGKHTVYRMSASSEEEKQDWIARLNQSISHNPFYDMLASRKRKAQHNHGKN, from the exons ATGATTATAACCCAATC tGTTGACGGTTGTTTGATGCTGTTAACATCCGTTGGATCAAAACTGAAAATGTGGTCTTCGATAGTCGTTTGCTCGAAATATTGCGTTTATTGCGTGTTTCCTTGTTTCAATAACGAAGCGCCCGATCAAATG CAACTCAAAGATGAGCTATGCGAGGTCGTCTCCGAAATGGAATCGCTGGATTCGGGGGAAGACGGCAAAAACAGCAACAAAACGAAGATGATGTCGATGGggagaaaaaagtttaatatgGACCCCAAGAAAGGCATcgaatttttaatcgaaaaaggTTTGCTGCAACAAACCCCCGAAAGCGTCGCCCAATTTCTTTTGAAAGGAGAAGGACTCAATAAAACTGCAATCGGGGATTATTTGGGcgagaaaaacgattttaacgaGAAAGTTTTGCAAGCTTTCGTCGATTTGCACGATTTTACCGATTTAATCCTCGTACAAGCTTTACG tcaaTTCCTTTGGAGTTTTCGTTTACCCGGAGAAGCCCAAAAAATCGATCGAATGATGGAATGTTTCGCAAAACGATATTGCGACTGTCAAGGTGAAAACAACATCTTCCAAAATTCCGATACATGTTACGTCCTTTCCTTCGCGATAATCATGTTAAACACGAGTTTGCACAACCCAAGCGTAAAAGAAAAACCAACCGTGGAACAATTCATCAATATGAACCGCGGGATCAACATGGGGCAAGATTTACCGCGCGAATTACTCGAAGGACTCTACGAAAGCATTAAAACCGAGCCGTTTAAAATCCCTGAGGATGACGGAAACGATTTAATGCACACATTTTTTAACCCCGACAAAGAGGGGTGGTTATGGAAACAAGGTGGGCGCTATAAAAGTTGGAAACGACGCTGGTTCATCCTTAACGATAACTGCCTATATTATTTCGAATTCACAACCGATAAAGAACCGCGAGGGATTATTCCGTTGGAAAATATTTCGGTGAGAGAAGCAACGGATCGGCAAAAACAACACTGTTTCGAACTATACGCTAGTGGCGGTGCTGATTTTATAAAGGCGTGTAAAACGGACTCCGAGGGGAAAGTCGTCGAGGGAAAACACACCGTTTATAGGATGTCGGCGAGCAGCGAGGAGGAGAAACAAGATTGGATCGCGAGGTTAAATCAAAGTATTAGTCACAATCCGTTTTATGATATGTTGGCTTCAAGGAAACGCAAAGCTCAACATAATCACGGAAAgaactaa